The stretch of DNA TGATTTGGTGGAAGACCATACAGATTTTTCGTTGATTCAGGATATGTTTCTTAATGCTCCGATGGAGGTTATTCAGAATCTGGACTTTGACTACATGGCCAAGCTTCTTTCTCCACTCGCTAAAAGAAACGGTTTCAAAACGAATGACGGTCAAGCGTTGTGTTTGGAGATACTCCATCCGCTTCAGGATAAGTGGGCAAAGGTGATTACGGATGTCGTTGATCGGTCTCAGCAACGTGTCGCATCACTAATACAGGAAGAACTTCTTAAGAATGCCTCAATGATTGGGGAATCGCTTTTCTCTCCACATTTGTTGAAAAATATCTCAACTTTGTCTACTGATAAGATTTTTGGTAAGACGTCGTCAAAGGATGGGCATTTGCCCGAAACAAATAAAGATAAATGAAAGTACGCCGCGAAGGAGCCGAGTATGTCAAATAAGAACGGAGTTTATTTAAGCCCTAGTGCTGTTGAATCAGCGATTAGAGAGCATGCCAAAGCCGTACATGTCCATGAACCGAACCGGAATGTTGATGATACCATTCGTCAGATTCATTATGACCGATTTCTTTGTCGCGTTTTCAGCGAAGGTGCTGAAAGTGATTGGGTCCTTAAGGGCGGAAGTGCCATGCTGGCACGTATTCCCTCGACTCGTAGAACACTTGATATAGACATTTTCCGTAATGGCTATGATCTCGATGAATCCTTAGCTGATTTGAAAAGGTTGGCTGCTATCGATTTGCATGATTATTTCACGTTCGTCTTCGATTCTGTGAGGTCTATTTCGAATGGCGATAATCAGCCATATCTCACCGGTATCAACGTTAGTTTCAAAATGTTCTTGGGTGCGAAGCAGCTTGAAAACGTCAATATAGATTTAGTGGAGCATACTGGCAAGTTGGATATCGGGAAAGCTGTAGAACCACGTAACCGAGTGAAAGTGGGTCAACTTTCCACTTTCCCATATCGTCTATATCCAATCGCAAATCAATTTGCGGATAAGGTTTGTGCTGTGGTTGAGCTCGTTAATGGGCGTGAGTCAACAAGGGTGAAGGACCTTGTTGATTTGACCATTATATTGACCACTCAATCTCTGAACGCTTCTGAGCTTTATAGGGCGCTTTTCGATGAGGCCAACAAACGTAAACTTAATTGGCCCTTGGATTTTCGTATTCCCAAATCTTGGACGGATATGCAATTTAGGAAATCTTCAAAAAATACAGGCGCCGAAAACTACAGTTTAGGAGAGACCGAATCGTTGGCGCAGAAGATGCTGAATCGGCTGTATGAATTAGGTGAGTCATCTCAAGCAGAGTGGTCGCCGGAGCAACGCAAATGGTTGGGCTGAGATTATTCCAGCCTTCTTGTCTACCTGCCAGTTTTTACAGGTATAAACGGACCCTCGATTTGAGCACTGTTAGTAGGCTTGAGGGTCACTGTTGGTTATTAGTATGACAGTTGCGCTGGATATTTTGTAACGGGTGTATTGATTGTTCGTTGTTGAACCTGCTTTTCTTGAGATTTTGAGCATGAATATTCCCATGTCGTGCAAAGTGTTAAATTCAGCGGATTTTATGCTTTCTGCTACAT from Bifidobacterium sp. ESL0728 encodes:
- a CDS encoding nucleotidyl transferase AbiEii/AbiGii toxin family protein, which translates into the protein MSNKNGVYLSPSAVESAIREHAKAVHVHEPNRNVDDTIRQIHYDRFLCRVFSEGAESDWVLKGGSAMLARIPSTRRTLDIDIFRNGYDLDESLADLKRLAAIDLHDYFTFVFDSVRSISNGDNQPYLTGINVSFKMFLGAKQLENVNIDLVEHTGKLDIGKAVEPRNRVKVGQLSTFPYRLYPIANQFADKVCAVVELVNGRESTRVKDLVDLTIILTTQSLNASELYRALFDEANKRKLNWPLDFRIPKSWTDMQFRKSSKNTGAENYSLGETESLAQKMLNRLYELGESSQAEWSPEQRKWLG